From a single Callithrix jacchus isolate 240 chromosome 5, calJac240_pri, whole genome shotgun sequence genomic region:
- the SMIM26 gene encoding small integral membrane protein 26, with product MPQNPFTAWYRRMSVVYGLGTWSLLGSLIYVGQKMMRSSGDEVDQKHGSASEMLSEPSEAPKGFYVETIVTYKENFVPITEKIHNYWKSWTSGRGTEP from the exons ATGCCTCAAAACCCGTTCACGGCCTGGTACCGGCGGATGTCGGTAGTCTACGGGCTTGGCACCTGGTCTCTGTTGGGCTCACTGATTTACGTAGGCCAGAAAATGATGAGGTCGTCAG gtGATGAAGTAGACCAAAAGCATGGCTCAGCAAGTGAAATGCTCAGTGAACCATCTGAAGCCCCAAAAGGATTTTATGTGGAAACAATTGTcacatataaagaaaattttgttCCAATTACAGAAAAGATCCACAACTATTGGAAATCCTGGACTAGTGGCCGTGGGACAGAACCATGA